The genomic DNA CATACTGGCAATGTTCATAGGCATTAAAGTAGGACTCTATGTGCCGATCCAATTGTCGGCTATAGCGTTCGCGCTACTCACTCTTCTTTTGGTACTTAAATTAGCACAAATAAAGGGGAGTATGACTCAATCTAGCTTAGTTTTGGCTGGAATTATTGTAGGAAGTGTATTTTCAGCAGGTCTTAGTTTGCTTAAAAGTTTAGCGGATGAAGATGTAGTATCAATGGTTTATTGGCTCATGGGCAATTTAGCATCAAAAAAACTTATTCAAATTTTACCATTAGCTATAGTAGTTGTTGTTTCACTAGGATTAGCTCTTTACTATTCAGAAGAACTAAACTTAATTACACTTGGTAAAAAAGAGGCTAGAACTATGGGCGTGGATTATGACAGGGTTTATAAAATCCTTATAGTCACAGCATCTGTAGTTACAGGATACTGCGTAGCGATTTGTGGTATCATAGCTTTTGTAGGTTTAGTGGTTCCCCACCTAGCGAGGATGCTTATAGGAGCAGATAATAGAAAGATAATTCCGCTAGCTAGCATACTAGGAGGACTATTTTTATTGTTGGCAGATACTATGACTAGGACGATATTACCCCATGAAATACCAGTGGGAGTCCTTACAACATTGGTCGGTGGGCCGTTCTTCATATATATTTATTTGAGAAAAAGAGGTGAGCGCTGTGATTAAACTTGAAAATATTAGCAAAAATTATGGCGTGAAATCAATACTAGACAATATAAATTTTGAATTTGAAAAAGGATTCGTATATGGAATTATTGGACCAAATGGTTCTGGCAAAACTACATTGATAGATTTGCTGACTAGTAATCTTAAACCTGATAATGGTGTAGTTTTAGTAGATGAAATTCCTATTGATGAATATACGCTTTTAAAGCGTGCGAGAAAATTGGCTTATTTGCCACAAAATGCCACTACTCAGTTCGGATTTACTGTAGAAGAATTGTTACATATGGGAACGTATAGCGGGCGAAAACTCAAAGAAAAATGCGATGATAGCAAAAAAGAAAATTATATCAAGCAAACTGAAATTCAGGATTTTAGACATAAAAAGGTGACAGAACTGAGCGGAGGAGAACTTCAAAGAGTTATGTTTGCTAAGACATTGTGCCAAGAGAGCGAGGCATTGATACTTGATGAAGGTACTTCAAATGCAGATATTTATTTCAAGGTCAATTATTTCAAATTGCTTCGAGAACAAGCTATTCGAAACAAATTAGTTATAGCGGTTGTGCATGATTTGTCTTTTGCAAGGAAGTATTGTGACAAATTGGTTATACTTAAAGACCAAAAAATTTATAGAGCAGGAAAAAGTCGTGAAGTTCTTGATGAAATTGCATTAAAAGAGGTTTTTAATATAGAGGGAGAGTTCTACAAGGATGCTCTTCTATTGATTTAAATAAAATATTGAGGGAGGATTATTAATGAAAAAGAGGTTATTAGTAATCTGGATGATAGTAGTTGCTCTAATGGTAGGGTGTCA from Tissierellales bacterium includes the following:
- a CDS encoding iron ABC transporter permease yields the protein MPRVVYYGKQKGRRSMEKQLKYMLSMILLTLILICLSIFAVYAGKADLNALDANIAKTIFYQIRFPRVLVAIVVGIGLAISGTLFQALLNNPLADSYTLGIASGGAFGAILAMFIGIKVGLYVPIQLSAIAFALLTLLLVLKLAQIKGSMTQSSLVLAGIIVGSVFSAGLSLLKSLADEDVVSMVYWLMGNLASKKLIQILPLAIVVVVSLGLALYYSEELNLITLGKKEARTMGVDYDRVYKILIVTASVVTGYCVAICGIIAFVGLVVPHLARMLIGADNRKIIPLASILGGLFLLLADTMTRTILPHEIPVGVLTTLVGGPFFIYIYLRKRGERCD
- a CDS encoding ABC transporter ATP-binding protein encodes the protein MIKLENISKNYGVKSILDNINFEFEKGFVYGIIGPNGSGKTTLIDLLTSNLKPDNGVVLVDEIPIDEYTLLKRARKLAYLPQNATTQFGFTVEELLHMGTYSGRKLKEKCDDSKKENYIKQTEIQDFRHKKVTELSGGELQRVMFAKTLCQESEALILDEGTSNADIYFKVNYFKLLREQAIRNKLVIAVVHDLSFARKYCDKLVILKDQKIYRAGKSREVLDEIALKEVFNIEGEFYKDALLLI